The following coding sequences lie in one Thalassoglobus polymorphus genomic window:
- a CDS encoding polyprenyl synthetase family protein, producing the protein MDIATNSSSAPSSDVAVSESAPTGEAITTKTAKQHDDAPTPRKRNKRKSSAHLKAVPETLALRDLIKADAEAFAKTLDKANAFTRSDLEQWGREFLKKIDQPEKYLGFAMVMIGNYFWKRQFLATPFERRMLLLPHCLKHAEGCPADYDEFGLDCEKCGACSIADYKVRADQLGYKVLVAEGSPIVLKIIVEGYVDGILGVACLNVLEKAIDKVLIAGVPSFAVPLHSSDCKNTSLDESWVWEVLDKYEPLEEQETRSYVPLMRSSVDIFTKQFDELLPRVRSNTPEKAKSPLGMTEDIAYDWLSNGGKRFRPFITLAAYDAATGGEIVNGRHDRDNPVQFSPAISKVAMAIEAFHKASLIHDDIQDNDLYRYGRETLHRTQGIGPAINIGDYLIGLGYRLVNESREELGSDVACDILDSMAAAHIKLCDGQGAEMAWQDSPDWDITPLDALQIYALKTSPAFEAALFSGLRMAGEVDPYREIIPQFSRQLGVGFQILNDLKDWQGDDHNKLVAGQDALALRPTILLALALQLATPEQRIEIREIYESSGNDLMRIGKLRKIFVSCGAFEKAEGLIEKSRERSEALADSVESDEIRQLLYFFVDSILAEEGEPTPLEQQQAADSMLVSLPIVS; encoded by the coding sequence GCTGTGTCAGAGTCCGCCCCTACAGGTGAGGCCATTACGACTAAAACTGCAAAGCAACACGACGACGCTCCGACACCACGGAAGCGCAACAAACGTAAGAGTTCTGCTCACTTGAAAGCAGTTCCTGAAACGTTGGCGCTCCGCGATTTGATCAAGGCTGATGCCGAGGCGTTCGCTAAAACGCTCGACAAAGCGAATGCATTTACGCGTAGCGACCTTGAGCAATGGGGCAGAGAATTCCTGAAGAAGATCGACCAGCCCGAGAAATATCTCGGCTTTGCTATGGTCATGATCGGGAACTATTTCTGGAAGCGACAGTTTCTGGCGACACCTTTCGAGCGACGAATGCTGCTGTTGCCGCATTGCTTGAAGCACGCAGAAGGGTGCCCTGCGGACTACGATGAGTTCGGACTTGATTGTGAAAAATGTGGAGCCTGCTCCATTGCGGACTACAAAGTCCGAGCTGATCAATTGGGGTATAAAGTCCTCGTGGCTGAAGGGTCACCGATTGTCCTGAAGATTATTGTCGAAGGCTACGTCGACGGAATCCTTGGCGTCGCCTGTTTGAACGTCCTGGAAAAAGCGATTGATAAAGTCCTGATCGCTGGCGTCCCATCGTTCGCGGTTCCGCTTCATTCGAGCGACTGCAAAAATACATCCCTCGACGAATCCTGGGTCTGGGAAGTTCTCGATAAGTACGAGCCATTAGAAGAACAGGAAACTCGCAGCTACGTTCCGCTCATGCGGAGTTCCGTCGACATCTTCACAAAACAGTTTGATGAACTTCTCCCTCGTGTTCGCAGCAACACACCCGAGAAGGCCAAGTCACCACTTGGGATGACAGAAGACATCGCCTACGACTGGCTTTCAAATGGTGGAAAGAGATTCCGTCCATTCATCACGTTGGCTGCCTACGACGCCGCCACGGGTGGAGAGATTGTGAACGGGCGACATGACCGAGACAATCCTGTTCAATTCTCACCTGCGATTTCTAAAGTGGCAATGGCGATTGAAGCCTTCCACAAAGCCTCCTTAATTCATGATGACATCCAGGACAACGACTTGTATCGCTACGGTCGGGAAACACTGCATCGGACACAGGGAATCGGCCCAGCTATCAACATCGGTGACTATCTGATCGGTCTGGGGTATCGGCTTGTTAATGAGTCTCGTGAAGAACTTGGCAGCGACGTCGCTTGCGACATTCTCGACAGTATGGCAGCAGCTCACATCAAGCTTTGTGATGGTCAAGGGGCTGAGATGGCCTGGCAGGACTCTCCTGACTGGGACATCACGCCGCTTGACGCTCTGCAAATTTACGCGTTAAAAACATCTCCAGCTTTTGAAGCGGCTCTGTTTTCTGGCTTGCGAATGGCAGGAGAGGTCGATCCTTACCGCGAGATAATCCCACAATTCAGTCGTCAGCTCGGAGTCGGCTTTCAGATCCTCAACGACCTGAAAGACTGGCAGGGAGATGACCACAACAAACTGGTTGCTGGTCAGGATGCCCTCGCACTGCGTCCGACCATTCTACTGGCCCTGGCACTCCAGCTTGCTACGCCAGAGCAGCGTATCGAGATTCGCGAAATCTACGAATCCTCGGGCAACGATCTCATGAGGATCGGTAAGCTTCGAAAAATCTTCGTTTCTTGTGGCGCATTCGAAAAAGCCGAGGGCTTGATCGAAAAGTCACGCGAACGCTCGGAAGCACTCGCAGACTCTGTTGAATCGGACGAGATTCGTCAGTTGTTGTACTTCTTTGTTGATTCAATTCTGGCTGAAGAAGGTGAGCCGACACCACTGGAACAACAGCAAGCTGCCGACTCAATGTTAGTCTCCCTTCCGATTGTCTCTTAG
- a CDS encoding RNA polymerase sigma factor yields MVSQTDWVERLNSESANRDEAITQLRAILIRGLQKALSSKGVDNAFVEDITQDALLRILDSLETFEGRSQFTTWAMAIAIRTAVSEMRRRHFKDVSLEQVINHDDGQVVELEDSDTVTVSATLDKEILYANLRRLIESDLTQHQQTVIRALLGGMPVETIADRLGTNRNAVYKTMHDARTKLKRAFESSGVSREDIQGILAGGA; encoded by the coding sequence ATGGTTTCTCAAACCGATTGGGTAGAACGACTCAATTCTGAAAGCGCGAATCGAGACGAAGCGATCACTCAGCTTCGTGCGATCTTGATTCGTGGTTTACAGAAAGCGCTCTCCAGCAAAGGCGTGGACAACGCTTTCGTTGAGGATATCACTCAGGATGCGCTGCTGCGGATTCTAGATAGTCTGGAGACGTTTGAGGGACGCAGCCAATTCACGACCTGGGCCATGGCGATCGCCATTCGCACTGCAGTCAGCGAAATGCGTCGTCGGCACTTCAAAGATGTCTCATTGGAACAAGTCATCAACCATGATGATGGACAAGTGGTTGAGCTTGAAGATTCCGACACCGTGACAGTTTCGGCGACATTGGATAAAGAAATTCTTTACGCAAACTTGCGTCGACTCATTGAGTCCGACTTAACTCAACACCAACAGACGGTGATCCGGGCATTGCTGGGAGGCATGCCCGTCGAAACGATCGCAGATCGTCTGGGGACGAATCGAAATGCTGTCTATAAAACAATGCACGATGCACGAACCAAGTTGAAACGAGCCTTCGAGTCTTCGGGAGTTTCTCGTGAAGATATCCAGGGAATCCTGGCGGGAGGAGCGTAA
- the queF gene encoding preQ(1) synthase: MTVPSQNILETFENPFPKRTYTIDTVCPEFTSMCPVTGQPDFGTLTISYIPDQKCVELKSLKLYLQEYRNHGAFYEQVTNLILDALVAATQPRWMKIEAAFTPRGGIRTTVIVEHPDAATE; the protein is encoded by the coding sequence ATGACAGTCCCATCGCAAAATATTCTTGAAACGTTCGAAAATCCATTTCCGAAACGTACTTACACAATCGATACCGTTTGTCCAGAGTTTACGTCGATGTGCCCCGTCACCGGGCAGCCAGATTTCGGGACGTTGACGATCTCCTACATCCCCGACCAGAAGTGCGTCGAGCTGAAGTCGCTGAAACTCTACCTGCAGGAGTATCGCAATCACGGTGCATTCTACGAGCAGGTGACCAACTTGATTCTGGACGCTCTGGTCGCAGCCACCCAGCCACGCTGGATGAAAATCGAAGCAGCGTTCACTCCACGTGGCGGCATTCGTACAACAGTGATCGTCGAGCATCCAGACGCAGCCACTGAGTGA
- a CDS encoding anti-sigma factor family protein codes for MALPFSEDLLSAYLDGETNPEETALVERLLAEQPELQSELHQLTDLSQSIQALPRIPAPDDFVQSVLSEVNQRRPVQPKSPSSMPEEKSRSSRLWKNGLIAASLLVAVGLFSLRLREAKMPLEMAANSEIGDRLEADSVAFTNAPAGEAESALKDAGALTSESSIALKESPPFPLASMELNSETIPADDLTIAAVPRVVTLDKETIANRLSSLSDTPKSGDEVSVVAMNGDSPILVDFTVIDAQKTLGQLQVLLKNHSVQAVSVGQDFESKLDSDQKLVAIYLDLDEPVFEEILSQVSAIEAVVFVSEEAEQAAGLGQSGEAKSRKQQYSLTRRDFAQPMAARGVKTSPADGHQLRTLDRSKLKSSQENESTSRVKTISTEQQFRFDMSSVRETSKASMYSDSAKPAPDSAEPFLEENSLSGPKPTPPPPSLPIRATGGMRREQSADLKNAPSPRRNVLEGTEPAATKPMSKASAQSRSSDAPGASAKEQENAPERIRALLLLREEQE; via the coding sequence ATGGCGTTACCATTTTCAGAAGATCTGTTATCTGCTTATCTCGATGGAGAAACGAATCCTGAAGAGACCGCGCTCGTGGAGCGCCTTCTCGCGGAACAGCCAGAACTTCAGTCTGAACTCCATCAGCTGACCGACCTCAGCCAGTCAATTCAAGCTCTCCCTCGCATCCCTGCTCCTGATGATTTTGTTCAATCCGTCCTGTCTGAAGTCAATCAACGTCGTCCGGTTCAACCCAAGTCTCCATCTTCCATGCCGGAGGAAAAGTCTCGATCATCTCGTCTCTGGAAGAATGGGTTGATTGCTGCTTCGTTGCTCGTGGCTGTGGGCCTGTTCTCATTGCGGTTACGTGAAGCAAAGATGCCGCTTGAAATGGCCGCGAATTCGGAAATCGGTGATCGGCTGGAAGCTGATTCAGTAGCTTTCACCAACGCCCCAGCCGGCGAAGCTGAGTCGGCATTAAAGGACGCTGGCGCATTGACTTCCGAATCGTCTATCGCTCTGAAGGAAAGTCCACCTTTCCCCTTGGCGTCAATGGAACTCAATTCGGAGACTATTCCTGCTGATGATCTTACGATCGCCGCTGTCCCTCGAGTTGTCACTCTCGATAAGGAAACAATTGCAAATCGTCTCAGCTCACTGAGTGACACTCCCAAGTCGGGAGATGAAGTTTCGGTTGTGGCTATGAATGGCGATTCCCCGATTCTTGTCGACTTTACTGTGATCGATGCTCAGAAAACTTTGGGGCAACTTCAGGTGCTCCTGAAAAATCATTCCGTTCAAGCGGTCTCTGTGGGACAGGATTTCGAATCCAAACTCGATTCGGACCAAAAACTCGTTGCGATTTATTTAGATCTGGATGAGCCAGTTTTCGAGGAAATTCTCAGCCAGGTCAGTGCCATCGAAGCTGTGGTCTTCGTTTCGGAGGAGGCCGAACAGGCAGCGGGCTTAGGACAATCAGGAGAAGCGAAATCCCGAAAGCAGCAGTACTCTTTAACTCGCAGGGACTTCGCTCAACCGATGGCAGCCCGTGGTGTGAAAACATCCCCGGCGGACGGTCATCAGCTGAGAACGCTAGATCGATCGAAGCTGAAATCCTCTCAAGAAAACGAGAGCACATCCAGAGTCAAAACAATCAGTACCGAGCAGCAGTTTCGATTCGATATGAGTTCCGTTCGCGAAACTTCAAAAGCATCGATGTACTCCGATTCAGCTAAGCCGGCACCTGACTCCGCAGAGCCGTTCTTGGAGGAGAACTCTCTTTCTGGACCGAAACCGACCCCACCACCTCCGTCACTTCCGATTCGTGCTACTGGAGGCATGCGGAGAGAGCAGTCAGCAGATCTGAAAAATGCTCCTTCTCCCAGACGTAATGTCTTGGAGGGGACTGAACCTGCGGCCACGAAGCCGATGAGCAAGGCCTCTGCTCAATCGAGAAGCAGCGATGCACCGGGCGCCTCTGCGAAAGAGCAGGAAAATGCCCCGGAACGTATTCGTGCCCTCTTGCTGCTACGCGAAGAACAGGAATGA
- a CDS encoding RNA polymerase sigma factor, translating to MSVKSDDIRLIEKTLAGDNEAFGELVLRYQDRLCGTLVHMLGSFHDARDVAQEAFLSAFEKLGTFRKEASFYSWLFRIAYNAAVTNRRKLKRRAGSLDASYEQTGNEPADNDPTLEPSHNLQTEEKIQQVQTALNQLAPDYRDSLILKEMEGMRYDEIAAVLGCPIGTVRSRIHRARLELREILERMTEKEPETT from the coding sequence GTGAGTGTGAAGTCAGACGATATCCGGCTGATCGAAAAAACCCTGGCTGGGGACAACGAAGCGTTCGGAGAGTTGGTCTTGCGGTATCAGGATCGACTATGCGGTACGCTTGTTCACATGCTGGGCTCGTTTCATGATGCGCGCGATGTCGCTCAGGAAGCATTCCTGTCCGCATTTGAAAAACTCGGAACATTTCGCAAGGAAGCGTCGTTTTACTCCTGGCTGTTTCGGATTGCCTACAACGCAGCTGTGACGAATCGCAGAAAACTGAAACGTCGCGCTGGCTCCCTGGATGCCAGTTATGAACAGACGGGGAATGAACCCGCAGACAACGATCCCACCCTTGAGCCCTCCCACAATTTGCAAACTGAAGAGAAAATCCAACAAGTTCAAACTGCCTTAAATCAGCTAGCACCTGATTATCGGGACTCGCTGATTCTTAAAGAAATGGAAGGCATGAGATACGACGAAATCGCTGCCGTTCTGGGGTGCCCGATTGGAACGGTCCGGAGTCGTATTCACCGGGCAAGGCTTGAACTGCGAGAGATCCTCGAACGAATGACTGAAAAAGAACCCGAGACAACATAA